A stretch of Amycolatopsis balhimycina FH 1894 DNA encodes these proteins:
- a CDS encoding glycoside hydrolase family 3 N-terminal domain-containing protein codes for MPISTETYRDTHLPTDHRADLLLREMSLEEKCGQLTSVMPWSVIRADGSDAEGVDEVLAAPPGHVAQLIADDPADLARLAGEIQHRFVTRTRLGIPVLLHAEALNGFLAGGHMVFPTAIGLAATFSPDLVEEMAGLIRRQMRRTGFRHALSPVMDVALDPRWGRVHETYGEDPYVAAAFSVAYTRGLQGTDLAEGVIATGKHFLGYAVTAGGRNQSAFEAGSRLTRDLYAYPFEAAIRLAGLKSVMNSYSDVDGIPAGISPEVLTDLLRGTLGFDGFVSSDYGTLDQVVNRQRAASTPSEAGRLAITAGLDVELPTQFGYGSVLAAEVEQGNLDVREVDACVRRVLRAKFELGLFENPHPQEHIDVAAVAREGVALSQELARRSVVLVKNDGVLPLSRSLDVAVIGPHAGTALRQFPAYTYPAWRETLANWDHSTMAGAEGAGASWHEPLFPPVDAETLVRERHGARPLAAEVAEFAGAVRTEQGCSFTQAPTPDAVERAVDAARRSDVVVLALGGASLWFTGERTEGEDSDSADIALPAAQIKLAEAVAAVGRPLVVVLVQGRAYALPAVVRDAAAIVVSTFGGPFGAKAVAEVLFGAVNPGGNLPYSIPRHSGQIPVHHHQKAGTGYRSPLPGQLTQHYLDMDATPLYAFGHGLSYTGFGLGDLACDPEVDTAGVARISATVTNTGKVEGAAVVQLYVRVNASRVTRPAQQLAGFLRVELAPGKAGRVTFRVAAAQLGHTNLARSFAVEPAHVEFFLGFGSDDRGLEGTFELSGSPRSLSGAERSFLSEATVENL; via the coding sequence GTGCCGATTTCCACCGAGACCTACCGCGATACCCACCTGCCCACCGACCACCGAGCGGACCTCCTGCTCCGCGAGATGTCGCTCGAAGAGAAGTGCGGCCAGCTCACCTCCGTCATGCCCTGGTCGGTGATACGCGCCGACGGTTCGGACGCCGAAGGCGTCGACGAGGTCCTGGCCGCGCCGCCGGGCCACGTCGCCCAGCTGATCGCCGACGACCCCGCCGACCTGGCACGCCTGGCCGGCGAGATCCAGCACAGGTTCGTCACCCGCACCAGGCTCGGTATTCCCGTGCTGCTGCACGCCGAAGCCCTGAACGGGTTCCTCGCCGGCGGACACATGGTCTTCCCCACCGCCATCGGGCTCGCGGCCACCTTCAGCCCGGACCTGGTCGAGGAGATGGCCGGACTGATCCGGCGGCAGATGCGCCGCACCGGCTTCCGGCACGCACTGTCGCCGGTCATGGACGTCGCTTTGGACCCGCGCTGGGGCCGCGTGCACGAGACATACGGCGAGGATCCCTACGTGGCCGCGGCGTTCAGCGTCGCCTACACCCGCGGCCTGCAGGGCACGGACCTCGCCGAGGGCGTCATCGCCACGGGCAAGCACTTCCTCGGGTACGCCGTGACCGCGGGCGGGCGCAACCAGTCGGCGTTCGAGGCGGGCTCCCGGCTCACCCGGGACCTCTACGCCTACCCGTTCGAGGCCGCGATCCGGCTCGCCGGGCTGAAGTCGGTGATGAACTCCTACTCCGACGTCGACGGCATCCCGGCAGGCATCTCCCCGGAAGTGCTGACCGATCTGCTGCGCGGCACCCTCGGCTTCGACGGCTTCGTGTCCTCGGACTACGGAACCCTGGATCAAGTGGTCAACCGGCAGCGCGCCGCGTCCACCCCGAGCGAAGCCGGGCGGCTGGCGATCACGGCCGGTCTGGACGTGGAACTGCCGACACAGTTCGGCTACGGCAGCGTACTGGCCGCCGAAGTGGAACAGGGAAATCTCGACGTGCGCGAGGTGGACGCCTGTGTCCGGCGGGTGTTGCGAGCGAAGTTCGAGCTCGGGCTGTTCGAGAACCCCCACCCCCAGGAGCACATCGACGTCGCCGCCGTGGCTCGTGAGGGGGTGGCGCTGTCCCAAGAGCTGGCCCGCAGGTCGGTCGTCCTGGTCAAGAACGACGGTGTCCTCCCGCTGTCCCGTTCCCTCGACGTCGCGGTGATCGGGCCGCACGCCGGCACTGCGCTCCGGCAGTTCCCGGCCTACACCTACCCCGCGTGGCGGGAGACCCTGGCGAACTGGGACCACAGCACCATGGCGGGAGCGGAAGGGGCCGGGGCTTCCTGGCACGAACCGCTGTTCCCGCCCGTGGACGCGGAGACGCTCGTCCGGGAACGCCACGGGGCGCGTCCGCTCGCCGCCGAGGTCGCCGAATTCGCCGGCGCCGTCCGGACCGAACAGGGCTGCTCGTTCACCCAGGCCCCGACGCCGGATGCGGTGGAGCGGGCCGTGGACGCGGCCCGACGGTCCGACGTCGTGGTCCTGGCGCTCGGCGGCGCGAGCCTGTGGTTCACCGGGGAGCGCACCGAGGGGGAGGACAGCGATTCGGCGGACATCGCGCTGCCGGCCGCGCAGATCAAGTTGGCCGAGGCGGTGGCCGCCGTGGGAAGGCCGCTGGTCGTGGTGCTCGTCCAGGGGCGGGCCTACGCGCTGCCCGCGGTGGTGCGGGACGCCGCCGCGATCGTGGTGAGCACCTTCGGCGGGCCGTTCGGGGCCAAGGCGGTGGCCGAGGTGCTCTTCGGTGCCGTCAACCCCGGCGGGAACCTGCCGTACAGCATTCCCCGGCACAGCGGGCAGATCCCCGTCCACCACCACCAGAAGGCGGGGACCGGATACCGAAGCCCGCTGCCCGGCCAGCTCACCCAGCACTACCTCGACATGGACGCCACGCCGTTGTACGCGTTCGGGCACGGCCTGAGCTACACCGGCTTCGGCCTGGGTGACCTGGCGTGTGATCCGGAGGTCGACACCGCCGGCGTGGCACGCATCAGCGCCACGGTCACCAACACCGGGAAGGTCGAAGGCGCCGCGGTGGTCCAGCTCTACGTGCGGGTCAACGCCTCGCGCGTCACACGACCGGCGCAGCAGCTCGCCGGCTTCCTTCGCGTCGAACTCGCGCCGGGAAAGGCCGGCCGCGTGACCTTCCGGGTCGCGGCGGCCCAGCTGGGACACACCAACCTGGCCCGCAGCTTCGCCGTCGAGCCCGCACACGTCGAGTTCTTCCTCGGCTTCGGCTCCGACGACCGCGGGCTCGAGGGAACCTTCGAGCTGAGTGGCAGCCCCCGGAGCCTCAGTGGCGCCGAACGATCGTTCCTGTCCGAAGCGACGGTGGAGAACCTCTGA
- a CDS encoding GH1 family beta-glucosidase translates to MTFPPDFVFGTATSAFQIEGAWNTDGKGPSIWDTFGHTPGKVHRDIPGDVAADHYHRYREDIALLRQLGCGSYRFSMSWPRILPEGTGRVNRAALDFYRRLVDELLDAGISPLVTLYHWDLPQALEDRGGWGNRDIALWFRDYAALVFEEFAGLVPRWATLNEPISMWVGYGMGTFAPGHADPRLGKQAMHNALLAHGEAVRAFREQGDPGAEIGIVVDVWQRHPATGDPADQALADRDEDDSFRFFFNPLLNGTYGERIVERLTREGTLPDIRDGDLGLIASPVDFLGVNVYSRVVVSAENYNPIWWESDGGGPGGNFLDNGLEYYPKAAYDAIRLVRDDYGWQGPMYITENGTPDADGADPIEDHERIRYVRGFLEWIERAVEEGADVRGYYLWSLLDNYEWNAGFSKRYGIVHVDPDTLERTPKASFDWYRDVIARRGVA, encoded by the coding sequence ATGACCTTCCCGCCGGACTTCGTCTTCGGCACTGCCACCAGCGCTTTCCAGATCGAGGGCGCGTGGAACACCGACGGTAAGGGCCCGTCGATCTGGGACACCTTCGGCCACACCCCCGGCAAGGTGCACCGGGACATCCCGGGCGACGTCGCGGCGGACCACTACCACCGCTACCGGGAGGACATCGCACTGCTGCGGCAGCTCGGTTGCGGTTCCTACCGGTTCTCGATGAGCTGGCCGCGGATCCTTCCCGAGGGCACGGGCCGGGTCAACCGGGCCGCGCTGGACTTCTACCGCCGGCTCGTCGACGAACTGCTCGATGCCGGCATCTCCCCGCTGGTCACCCTCTACCACTGGGACCTCCCGCAGGCGCTGGAGGACCGTGGCGGCTGGGGCAACCGCGACATCGCGCTCTGGTTCCGTGACTACGCGGCACTGGTGTTCGAGGAGTTCGCGGGGCTGGTGCCGCGCTGGGCCACGCTGAACGAGCCGATCTCGATGTGGGTGGGCTACGGCATGGGCACGTTCGCTCCCGGCCACGCCGACCCGCGCCTGGGCAAGCAGGCGATGCACAACGCGCTGCTGGCTCACGGCGAGGCGGTGCGCGCCTTCCGGGAACAGGGCGACCCCGGTGCGGAGATCGGGATCGTGGTGGACGTCTGGCAGCGGCATCCCGCGACCGGCGATCCGGCCGACCAGGCGCTCGCCGACCGCGACGAGGACGACTCCTTCCGCTTCTTCTTCAATCCTCTGCTGAACGGCACTTACGGCGAGCGGATTGTCGAGCGACTGACCCGCGAGGGCACGCTGCCGGACATCCGGGACGGCGATCTCGGCTTGATCGCTTCCCCGGTCGACTTCCTCGGCGTCAACGTCTACTCCCGCGTCGTCGTCAGCGCCGAGAACTACAACCCGATCTGGTGGGAGAGCGACGGCGGTGGACCGGGCGGGAACTTTCTGGACAACGGCCTGGAGTACTACCCGAAGGCGGCCTACGACGCGATCCGGCTGGTGCGGGACGACTACGGCTGGCAGGGCCCGATGTACATCACCGAGAACGGGACGCCCGACGCCGACGGGGCCGACCCCATCGAAGATCACGAACGCATCCGCTACGTGCGGGGTTTCCTCGAATGGATCGAGCGCGCTGTCGAGGAGGGGGCGGACGTCCGCGGCTACTACCTGTGGTCCCTGCTGGACAACTACGAATGGAACGCCGGGTTCAGCAAGCGCTACGGCATCGTCCACGTCGACCCGGACACTCTCGAACGCACCCCGAAGGCCTCGTTCGACTGGTACCGCGACGTGATCGCCCGGCGGGGTGTGGCATGA
- a CDS encoding glycoside hydrolase family 3 N-terminal domain-containing protein, with product MPTESYRDIRLPAAERAELLLAEMTVDEKCAQITGVWPWQLVRADGTDAEETEEVLRRAPGHVAGLSGDDPARVARVAGAIQRQYVTRTRLGIPALIHQEALNGFVTGGHMVFPTAIGLAATFSPDLVEQMAELTRWQMRRLGYRQALSPVMDVALDPRWGRVHESYGEDPYLCAAFGVAYTRGLQGDDLAKGVIATAKHFLGYSHPVGGLNLSAYEGGARQIRDLFAYPFEAAIRLAGLKSVMNSYADVDGVPAGVSREVLTGLLRDTLGFDGFVSSDYTTLEHVVSRQRAASTPGEAARLGIAAGLDVELPGPYGYGSALVEEVRRGTVAERDVDVCVRRVLRAKFELGLFENPYPHEHIDVTEVADEGGELSRRLARRSVVLVKNDGVLPVAPRERTIAVLGPHADAVSLQFPTYTYPALRDMGNAMTRGEMVNMVGAAQAQTDWHEAMVSTVDADTFARELYGARSLHEEVAEFAPVVLVEQGCTLTRSLGPDVLERAVDAARRSDVVVLALGGASLWFNGERTEGEGSDSADIALPAAQTELAEAVAATGKPLVVVLVQGRAYALPRVVRDAAAIVVASYGGPSGPQAIAEVLFGAVNPSGKLPYSVPRHAGQIPVYHHQKAGTGHRNPLPPGSSRLYLDMAATPLYPFGHGLSYTGFSLRDLDHDTRIGTEGVAEIGATITNTGRAAGATVVQLYVRVNTFDGVTRPAQQLAGFVRVELAPGEFRRVTFRLAAAQLGYTNAARDFAVEPGWVGFFLGLDSDDRRLEGSFEVVGKQRVLMSEERSFFSETTITRI from the coding sequence ATGCCGACCGAGAGCTACCGTGACATCCGCCTGCCCGCCGCCGAACGCGCCGAGCTGCTGCTGGCGGAGATGACGGTCGACGAGAAATGTGCCCAGATCACCGGGGTCTGGCCCTGGCAGCTGGTTCGCGCGGACGGTACCGACGCCGAGGAGACCGAGGAGGTGCTCCGGCGGGCGCCGGGACACGTCGCCGGGCTGTCCGGTGATGATCCGGCCCGGGTGGCCCGGGTCGCCGGCGCGATCCAGCGCCAGTACGTGACCCGCACCCGGCTGGGCATCCCGGCGCTGATCCACCAGGAAGCGCTCAACGGTTTCGTGACCGGCGGTCACATGGTGTTCCCGACCGCGATCGGGCTCGCCGCCACGTTCAGCCCCGACCTGGTCGAGCAGATGGCGGAGCTGACCCGGTGGCAGATGCGGCGCCTGGGTTACCGGCAGGCGCTCTCGCCGGTGATGGACGTCGCTCTCGACCCGCGCTGGGGCCGGGTGCACGAGTCCTACGGCGAGGATCCCTATCTCTGCGCGGCGTTCGGTGTCGCCTACACCCGGGGTCTTCAGGGCGACGACCTCGCCAAGGGGGTGATCGCCACCGCCAAGCACTTCCTGGGCTACAGCCATCCGGTGGGCGGCCTGAACCTGTCCGCGTACGAAGGCGGTGCACGGCAGATCCGGGATCTGTTCGCCTATCCCTTCGAGGCCGCGATCCGGCTCGCCGGCCTGAAGTCCGTGATGAACTCCTACGCGGACGTCGACGGCGTTCCCGCAGGTGTCTCGCGGGAGGTGCTCACCGGACTGCTGCGCGACACCCTGGGTTTCGACGGGTTCGTTTCCTCGGACTACACGACGCTGGAACACGTGGTCAGCCGCCAGCGGGCCGCCTCCACTCCGGGTGAGGCGGCCCGCCTCGGGATCGCGGCCGGTCTCGACGTCGAGCTGCCCGGCCCGTACGGCTACGGCAGCGCGCTCGTCGAGGAGGTGCGGCGCGGCACCGTGGCCGAGCGGGACGTGGACGTCTGCGTGCGACGCGTCCTGCGGGCGAAGTTCGAGCTGGGGTTGTTCGAGAACCCTTATCCGCACGAGCACATCGACGTCACCGAGGTCGCCGATGAAGGCGGAGAGCTTTCCCGCCGGCTGGCGCGGCGGTCGGTGGTGCTCGTCAAGAACGACGGCGTCCTGCCCGTCGCGCCGCGCGAGCGGACGATCGCGGTCCTCGGACCGCACGCCGATGCCGTCTCGCTCCAGTTTCCCACCTACACCTACCCGGCGTTGCGAGACATGGGCAACGCGATGACGCGCGGCGAGATGGTCAACATGGTCGGGGCCGCCCAGGCCCAGACTGACTGGCACGAAGCCATGGTGTCCACAGTGGACGCGGACACGTTCGCCCGGGAACTGTACGGAGCGCGTTCGCTGCACGAGGAGGTCGCGGAGTTCGCACCCGTGGTGCTGGTGGAGCAGGGGTGCACACTGACTCGCTCGCTGGGACCCGACGTACTTGAGCGCGCTGTGGACGCCGCCCGCCGCTCGGACGTGGTCGTGCTCGCGCTGGGCGGCGCGAGCCTGTGGTTCAACGGGGAACGTACCGAAGGTGAGGGGAGCGACTCGGCGGACATCGCGCTGCCTGCCGCGCAGACCGAGCTGGCCGAGGCGGTCGCGGCCACCGGCAAGCCCCTCGTCGTCGTGCTCGTCCAGGGGCGGGCCTACGCGCTGCCGAGGGTGGTTCGCGATGCGGCGGCGATCGTGGTGGCTTCGTACGGAGGACCGTCCGGCCCGCAGGCGATCGCGGAAGTGTTGTTCGGCGCCGTCAATCCCAGCGGGAAGCTGCCGTACAGCGTTCCCCGCCACGCCGGGCAGATTCCGGTCTACCACCACCAGAAGGCCGGCACCGGCCACCGCAATCCGCTGCCCCCCGGAAGCAGCCGGCTGTACCTGGACATGGCGGCGACGCCGCTGTACCCGTTCGGGCACGGCCTGAGCTACACCGGCTTCTCCCTCCGCGATCTGGACCACGACACACGCATCGGCACCGAGGGCGTCGCCGAGATCGGAGCGACGATCACCAACACGGGCCGGGCCGCCGGCGCGACCGTCGTCCAGCTGTACGTCCGGGTCAACACCTTCGACGGCGTCACGAGGCCCGCGCAGCAGCTGGCCGGGTTCGTCCGGGTCGAGCTGGCTCCCGGGGAGTTCCGGCGCGTCACCTTCCGGCTGGCCGCCGCGCAGCTGGGCTACACCAACGCCGCCCGGGACTTCGCCGTCGAGCCCGGGTGGGTCGGCTTCTTCCTCGGCCTCGACTCCGACGACCGTCGCCTCGAGGGCTCGTTCGAGGTGGTGGGCAAGCAACGCGTGCTCATGAGCGAGGAGCGGTCCTTCTTCTCCGAGACCACGATCACGCGAATCTGA
- a CDS encoding family 78 glycoside hydrolase catalytic domain, protein MTASNAPTHLRVEHLDDALGIGLARPRLSWRLPLGAAVQTAYRIRTDSGWDSGRTESAESLLIPYAGPALRSGERVGWQVMVWTDRGESDWSAPGTFETGLLDAGDWQTEWVTPGQDPGGSPGERPASLLRYEFDVDRPVVSARLYATAHGVYEGFLNGERIGDAELTPGFTQYRTRLQVQTYDVTAGVTPGRNALGAILADGWYRGLIGYFRFADQWGDRPALLMQLRLTHDDGTVTVLGTGRAWRGTQGHVVAADLIAGERWDLRCLPRGWSRPGFDDAGWLPVSTDSRGFDTLVGSPAPPVRRVQELTPVSVRRLDERRQIVDLGQNINGWVRLSKLGPAGTRVRLVHGEWLDASGDVMTGNLAPEVPEPKPAGQVDEVTSAGVPGDVFEPRRTTHGFSHVRIEGHPEDLTSADVTGVVVHTDLRRTGWFSCSDDRINRLHEAAVWSLRGNACDIPTDCPHRERAGWTGDWQLFVPTAAFLFDVAGFSAKWLRDVAADQRPDGTVVHFSPYAPAEAGSIVNDLNGSAGWGDAAVIVPWEVYRAYGDTGVLAESWPMITAWLNRVERLARTGRHPERAAARPTPAAHEQYLWDTGAHWGEWLAPGEEVLDLFAHARRDHGDIATAYYARSTDLAARIAEILGYADEAGRYRALNGKVRAAWQAEYLGRDGRLTPDTQANHVRALAFELVPGELRPAVAARLAELVREAGTHLGTGFLATPSLLPSLADTGHLDVAYDLLRQDTDPSWLAMIDRGATTVWENWNGVTADGTVNASLNHYSKGAVVSFLHRHVAGIELLDEAPAYRRFRVRPRPGGGLTWAQAAHESPYGRIETGWQFDGITLRLHLVVPPGTEATVVLPSGRHESAGPGTHTFVD, encoded by the coding sequence TTGACCGCGTCGAATGCCCCTACTCATCTACGTGTCGAACACCTCGACGACGCTCTGGGGATCGGCCTCGCCCGTCCCCGGCTGTCCTGGCGCCTGCCCTTGGGCGCCGCCGTCCAGACGGCTTACCGGATCCGGACCGACAGCGGCTGGGACAGCGGGCGGACCGAGTCCGCGGAAAGCCTGCTGATCCCGTACGCGGGGCCTGCGCTGCGCTCCGGTGAACGAGTCGGGTGGCAGGTCATGGTCTGGACCGACCGAGGCGAGAGTGACTGGTCGGCACCCGGGACGTTCGAGACGGGACTGCTCGACGCCGGTGACTGGCAGACCGAATGGGTCACTCCCGGGCAGGACCCCGGCGGTTCGCCGGGGGAGCGGCCCGCGTCCCTGCTCCGCTACGAGTTCGATGTGGACCGTCCGGTCGTCTCGGCCCGGTTGTACGCGACAGCGCACGGCGTCTACGAGGGTTTCCTCAACGGCGAGCGGATCGGCGACGCCGAACTCACGCCGGGATTCACCCAGTACCGCACCCGGCTGCAGGTGCAGACCTACGACGTCACTGCGGGCGTGACGCCGGGACGCAACGCACTCGGTGCCATCCTCGCCGACGGCTGGTACCGCGGCCTCATCGGGTACTTCCGCTTCGCCGATCAGTGGGGCGACCGGCCCGCGCTGCTGATGCAGCTGCGCCTGACCCACGACGACGGCACGGTCACCGTCCTGGGCACCGGCCGGGCGTGGCGCGGCACGCAGGGGCACGTCGTGGCCGCGGACCTGATCGCGGGCGAGCGCTGGGACCTGCGATGCCTTCCACGCGGCTGGTCACGGCCGGGGTTCGACGACGCCGGGTGGCTGCCGGTATCGACGGACTCGCGAGGCTTCGACACGCTGGTCGGCTCGCCCGCCCCGCCCGTGCGGCGGGTGCAGGAGCTGACGCCGGTGTCGGTGCGCCGCCTGGACGAGCGCCGGCAGATCGTCGATCTCGGCCAGAACATCAACGGCTGGGTGCGGCTGTCCAAGCTGGGCCCGGCGGGGACGCGCGTCCGGCTCGTGCACGGCGAATGGCTGGACGCTTCCGGGGACGTCATGACCGGCAACCTCGCCCCCGAGGTCCCGGAGCCGAAACCGGCCGGACAGGTCGACGAGGTGACCTCCGCGGGAGTTCCCGGCGACGTCTTCGAACCGAGGCGCACGACGCACGGGTTCTCCCACGTCCGGATCGAGGGCCACCCCGAAGACTTGACCTCCGCGGACGTCACCGGCGTCGTGGTGCACACGGACCTGCGGCGCACCGGCTGGTTCTCGTGCAGCGACGACCGGATCAACCGGCTGCACGAGGCGGCCGTGTGGAGCCTGCGGGGCAACGCGTGCGACATCCCGACCGACTGCCCGCACCGCGAGCGGGCCGGCTGGACCGGCGACTGGCAGCTGTTCGTCCCCACCGCGGCGTTCCTGTTCGACGTGGCGGGCTTCTCCGCGAAATGGCTGCGTGACGTCGCGGCCGACCAGCGCCCCGACGGAACGGTCGTCCACTTCAGCCCCTACGCGCCGGCCGAAGCGGGCAGCATCGTCAACGACCTCAACGGGTCGGCCGGCTGGGGAGACGCGGCCGTGATCGTGCCGTGGGAGGTGTACCGGGCGTACGGCGACACGGGGGTGCTGGCCGAATCCTGGCCGATGATCACCGCCTGGCTGAACCGCGTCGAACGCCTCGCCCGCACCGGGCGGCACCCGGAGCGCGCGGCCGCGCGGCCGACCCCCGCCGCGCACGAGCAGTACCTGTGGGACACCGGCGCCCACTGGGGCGAGTGGCTCGCGCCGGGCGAGGAGGTCCTGGATCTCTTCGCTCACGCCCGCCGGGACCACGGCGACATCGCCACGGCCTACTACGCCCGCAGCACGGACCTGGCCGCCCGGATCGCCGAAATCCTCGGGTACGCGGACGAGGCCGGGCGCTACCGCGCGCTGAACGGCAAGGTCCGCGCGGCATGGCAGGCCGAATACCTCGGGCGCGACGGGCGGCTGACCCCGGACACCCAGGCGAACCACGTGCGCGCACTCGCCTTCGAGCTCGTCCCCGGCGAGCTGCGGCCGGCGGTCGCAGCCCGGCTGGCGGAGCTGGTGCGGGAGGCGGGCACGCACCTCGGCACCGGGTTCCTCGCCACTCCGTCCCTGCTGCCCTCGCTCGCCGACACCGGCCACCTCGACGTCGCCTACGACCTGCTGCGGCAGGACACCGACCCTTCGTGGCTCGCCATGATCGACCGCGGCGCGACCACCGTGTGGGAGAACTGGAACGGCGTCACGGCCGACGGAACGGTCAACGCGTCCTTGAACCACTACTCCAAGGGCGCCGTCGTGTCGTTCCTGCACCGCCACGTGGCCGGCATCGAACTGCTCGACGAGGCACCCGCGTACCGGCGCTTCCGGGTGCGGCCACGCCCCGGCGGCGGACTGACCTGGGCCCAGGCCGCCCACGAGTCGCCCTACGGGCGGATCGAGACCGGCTGGCAGTTCGACGGGATCACCCTGCGCCTCCACCTCGTCGTGCCACCCGGGACGGAGGCGACCGTGGTCCTGCCCAGCGGACGGCACGAGAGCGCCGGACCCGGCACCCACACCTTCGTCGACTGA
- a CDS encoding glycoside hydrolase family 43 protein, with protein sequence MTLPNPLIPGFNPDPSCVLVDGTYYLVTSSFEYLPGLPVYRSTDFVTWEHVGNVAVREEQVGVGQAPAGAGVWAPTLRHHDGLFHVIVSVTAGSRRCVVFTAEDPAGPWSEGTSIDGVVGIDPDLAWDETGAAYVTYSALELDGVTQVGFHGIRQARVDLDAGKVLEEPRSLWSGTGLVAPEAPHLYRRDGYWYLFIAEGGTGSGHAVSVARGPSIEGPFEGAPSNPVLSASGRYRPVQCTGHADLVRGPDGDDVLVLLGTRAAGAASPLGRETYVTTVEWLDGWPCPAPVDLAPRPEPLDELFDFADCSAPADPGWLAVGRMPGDVASLGERPGHLTISAGSGGIGAFRPGFVGRRQRHLISGFETTVDPADGSGGLGLRFDEDFTIALVAERVPSRGIRVTARASLPALTREWVTELVGERVVLRLETDTPPPGRAPWSPLGDRIRLIAADEAGTETQLAELDGRFWSVEMAAPFTGRVVGMFAERGAVHFAGFRYHGEDPS encoded by the coding sequence ATGACCCTGCCCAATCCGCTGATCCCGGGATTCAACCCCGACCCCAGCTGTGTCCTCGTCGACGGAACGTACTACCTGGTCACGTCGTCGTTCGAATACCTGCCCGGGCTGCCGGTCTACCGCAGTACCGACTTCGTCACCTGGGAACACGTCGGCAACGTGGCGGTCCGGGAGGAGCAGGTAGGCGTCGGGCAAGCGCCCGCGGGTGCCGGCGTGTGGGCTCCGACCCTGCGCCACCACGACGGCCTGTTCCACGTGATCGTCTCCGTGACGGCCGGCTCGCGCCGCTGCGTCGTGTTCACCGCCGAGGACCCCGCCGGCCCGTGGAGCGAGGGCACGTCGATCGACGGTGTCGTCGGCATCGACCCCGATCTCGCCTGGGACGAGACCGGCGCGGCCTATGTCACCTACAGCGCACTGGAGCTCGACGGGGTCACGCAGGTGGGGTTCCACGGCATCCGGCAGGCCCGGGTGGATCTCGACGCCGGCAAGGTCCTGGAGGAGCCGCGGTCGCTGTGGTCGGGCACCGGGCTGGTCGCGCCGGAGGCACCGCACCTGTACCGGCGCGATGGCTACTGGTACCTGTTCATTGCGGAAGGTGGGACCGGCAGCGGCCACGCCGTGAGCGTCGCACGCGGTCCCTCCATCGAGGGGCCGTTCGAGGGAGCTCCGAGCAATCCCGTGCTCAGCGCCTCGGGCCGGTACCGTCCGGTCCAGTGCACGGGACACGCCGACCTGGTCCGGGGGCCGGACGGCGACGACGTGCTCGTGCTGCTCGGCACGCGGGCCGCGGGCGCGGCCTCGCCGCTCGGCCGCGAAACGTACGTCACCACGGTCGAGTGGCTCGACGGCTGGCCGTGCCCGGCGCCGGTGGATCTCGCCCCACGCCCGGAACCACTGGACGAGCTCTTCGACTTCGCTGACTGCTCCGCGCCGGCGGACCCCGGCTGGCTCGCTGTCGGCCGGATGCCCGGCGATGTCGCCTCTCTCGGTGAGCGGCCCGGGCATCTGACGATTAGTGCCGGCTCCGGCGGCATCGGCGCGTTCCGGCCGGGCTTCGTGGGCCGCCGTCAGCGCCACCTGATCAGTGGCTTCGAAACGACGGTCGATCCAGCCGACGGCAGCGGCGGTCTCGGCCTGCGCTTCGACGAGGACTTCACCATCGCACTCGTCGCCGAACGAGTCCCGTCCCGCGGGATACGGGTCACGGCGCGGGCCAGCCTGCCGGCGCTCACGCGGGAATGGGTCACCGAACTGGTGGGCGAGCGGGTGGTGCTCCGGCTGGAAACGGACACTCCGCCGCCCGGCAGGGCACCGTGGTCGCCGCTGGGCGACCGGATCAGGCTGATCGCCGCCGACGAAGCCGGCACCGAGACACAGCTCGCCGAACTCGACGGCCGGTTCTGGTCGGTCGAGATGGCGGCCCCGTTCACCGGCCGGGTCGTCGGCATGTTCGCCGAACGCGGCGCCGTACATTTCGCCGGTTTCCGGTATCACGGGGAGGATCCCTCTTGA